tcggctttaaaaaggaggagCCTTatggttaggtttggttgaatgggtcgcccaccaaaggtgagttcactcggaggccagtttggcccattgtggcacactagagagagaaagggaacaaaaaagaaaatgtgagacatcgtactagaggttatttACGAATAAAAAAGACAAAGacaaaagacaggaggagtgagaaacccgagcgggaggtGAAAAACCGCCCTACTAACGCCGGACCCTGTGCAACCTCCCAATTCGGAACcgtcctgttccctcaacaaaacTCAAGAGAGATACCAAACAAACCAGAGGAGAGATaacagaggtacgttcgcaagttcacccggattacagaagaaacggctccccagaaaggagagcctatgtCTCTGCAGACTCGGTCAGGAACAAAGCAAgtactcaatagtctcctcctcatcctcgtcgaggcaactcctacagaagtcattgtgcggtatccccatgcgtaGAGATGGTCGATGgataaatacccaaaatgtaTTTACCGGTGAATTGGGTCTTTGTATATATACCTGATcttttgatctcataaaatcggattttagttatatatagccgctatatcgaCCGATGTCCAAACTTAAAGTCTtggggcaataaattggtcatttgtgcggtatccccatgcgtagagatgggcgatggataaatacccaaaatgtaTTTACCGGTGAATTGggtctttgtatataaacccgatcttttgatctcataaaatcggattttagttatatatagccgctatatcgaCCGATGTTcaaacttaaagtcttgaggcaataaattggtcattttcatccgatttcgatgaaatttggcacagtgaattcTGCTAGACCCCCATTTAGAATTGCGGTTCAGatcaaactatatttggatattgctgcccttagaccgacctcccgatatagggtattgaggccataaaagttccatttattacccgaattcgatgaaatttggcgcagtgtgttctggtagacaccTACCTATTTCTGTGGTACAGATCGAAgcatagttggatatagctgccatatataccgatctcccgataatgttTAATGAGCTTACAAAAGTAGCATTTTTCCATtctatttgcataaaatttggcacatcgaGTTCCGGTACCCATCTAAaccttttgttgaatatcgtccagatcggaccatatttggatatagctgccatatagaccgatctcccgaaatagagtattgaaCCCAAAAAACGAacatttttcatacgattttgatgaaatttgaaacagcgcgTTTTGGCACAActctaaacatttttgtttaatttcggCAAGAaacgtatttagatatagctgccatataggccgatctccccaTCCTCGAACCCAagaccttgagcgccgccatactgtccgcataaattccgaatttcgagggcggtaggcccattaccagaatttctcttgcatctactgcaatggcacagacctctgcctgaaacaCCCTAAACTCgttcggcagtctcagagacatactgatgtTGAGTGCATctgagtagacccccaatacagtccctgactccatcttgaagCCATTTGCATAGATCGAGGTCTCACCCTCCTCAAATACACCATCCGGCCTCCATTCGTGCCTCTCAGGAAAatgaatcgcgaatgccctcactccagtcggctctggtgccaggtagtcggagatcctaaGGGTAGTCTGAGATCCTATCAGAAACGAACTGTGGTCGCAatcatcctccttcagcataccgagctctctcagcctaagcgcgaccctggcggcgcagttcgaAATATAGGCCCTAATGGGCTGCATATTTAGTATCGTCTCCAGGCCTGCTTGCAGTGCGGACCTCGgagcccctgtgatcccgacgcaggccagtctctggaccttctcgaactccttcgCACGCGTATTGGTCTCACGAGgaccgtatacatccaataaataatCTAGGGTGTCACCGCCCATCCCCACCcccttcctaccgaacatcctcctgcaggagtaaaaagcgcacattACCTTACGGCTTtttttcctcggtgttcctcttccaggccagtttcgaatcgaggattaTGCACTAGgcacttcgcctccttcgacagcggcagggtgaccccgtccaaggaccGGAGTCTGAACTCctgtatcttatatctacgcgtaaagaccaccagctccgtcttccctgggttggttCTCAATCCATTACTGGTAGCCCATTGCGACAACCTCCTGTGAGtattccatgatctcgctgatcgttgacagaaacttgcctcggaccagcTGTACGACTTCGTCCGCATAAGCAATAATCCTCATGCCGCCCCCACCGAGATAAATCAGGAGTTCATTAATCATGAGGTTCCACATTATTGGTGAGAACACCCCTgcttggggcgttcctctggtcaccctCCTTATAACCACACAATCTCCCAAGTTTGCATTAATAATgctgccataaagcatattatttgtcCATTGGGAGATTAGCGGTTGGGAGCGGTGAATCGTCAtgcggtccagtgcggcgactatcgccCCTTACCattaaacttaaacttgaatcggactacactcattgatatgtgaaatgtttgcccctgttccttagtaaaatgttcatgggcgattTTGCATTCCATCTCATTTAggacaaacttctaacatatcaatgagtgctgaccaattcaattttaagctcaaatgATAAAACGCAATTTTCCAACTGTTTTGCGCACCACATTCGCTCTATGATGGGCTTACATCTTAGCTAATATCCTTACAATTTTCATAATACAATTCAAAGAGCTTTTCACAACAGAGATTCGATAACGGCGTCATTTATTGCTCTCATCTACTGCATTTTCAATGTTGCCATGGCAACTTCAAATCCTTGGCAGGCAATTATGcaaaaaagtaaagtaaaaagaaAAGTACTATGCAGTTAGCTGGACAAGTTCAATAGTTAAGGACACCTTCAATAATAACAAacacaaaaagagaaaaaacgcCATGGGAATGTTTGATAATTTCCTAAGTCTTATCAAAGTCAATAAAGAGAAAATGACGGTGCTAGTTGTGGGCCTAAATAATAGTGGCAAATCCAGCATAATACAACAATTTAAAAGAAGAAATGAACCaaattctcatatatccataCCTACAGTGGGATTTACACATGAGGAATTTTAcagtaaataaaaaattcttagcATTTTAAATCTTGTGGTGTTTAGTGCAAATGATTTTATGGTTGTTTCCTTTCGTTTTTAGATCAAGGAGTTCAATTTACAGCTATTGATATGTCTGGGGCTTGGAAATATAGAAATTTATGGCAACATCAGTTTAAAAATTGCCAAGGCATTATATATGTCATTGATGCCAATGATAAAATGCGTATGGGTAAGTGGTAGCTAGAGAGAAACTTAGTTAGAAGGcgtgtaaaagcgtgctaagttcggccgggctgaatcttggaaacccactaccatggattctgctaaaatatgggagttatatatagttatagaccgaattttaTCGTACTTggggcagttgttgaaagtcttaactgaacactatgtgcaaaatctcagccaaattggaaaaaattgtggcttccatgggctcaggaattcaaatcgggaacgTCATGGCCATTGTCTATTTAAAGGCCACAATAACTCGCCTtctcatatcgagtatcataggcactcagaatttaagcaagagccggtggcgaccggcttctcactgagactctccactcgatattgCTGATTGACGGCAACTGCAATTACATTTACTCCGTATACAAAGCATCCCACTATcagcaacctgtgaacgcgcccgGTTTTtcccagctgagcttctcatgataaAGATTAACACCAGAACGGTCGGAGCTTAAAGTaccaacctgtgtggtgctcgtAGTTATCCCGCACCGAGAGAGCTTAGATAGGCAGAGATTGAATAAGATCAGAGAGAGAATGCCTCCTTGGGGGACTACCTGTTTAACTCTACGAGGCATCGACTTCGCGTTTCTTAACTCCACACATAACTGCCGATCGCCCATGAAGTTCAAAATACTCGTTCGTTAAGTGTTGGAGATCGGAGATGGAGATGATGTTATTTAAGAGAGTGGAATATTGCTTTTGATAGATCATAGGCCTCGATAACTGGCCGTGCACAGGGTCTTCTCTGATTCAGGCCGTGGCTGATATGTGTGATGATAGCGGTAAGTGCTGTTGCTGTGCATCATTCACATGGCTCACTGAATCAAAAGCGTGATCAGAGAATTAATCTTGGCCAGGACAGTGGTCGCTTCATTCTCTGTCAacccatgttgttgttgtagccacacttTCATgttgaggtggcgatcctcgttaagcttctataggtgagcaagctcgttccggtccaaaggaccgatcgccgcgggaacagtgtggcaattttttttttaaaggcaccaataactcgccttgtcatatcgatccTCTTGATCGCACaacagaaacggctgaaccaccACCATAAACCGTGCTTCCAACTCTTACTTAGTGAGTTGTAAAAAGGATAGAGAGCATTCAATCCCCTTCTTACCCTCTCCTCGACGCTTCATCTCCAGCTGAGTTCTTGGCAAGAATCACTACCAAGTACTTAGCCTACGGAGAGGGCGAGACCCTATTCCCTGATAATAGCAAGTTTCCGCCTTATGGAATAGGTCTCAGTCTTTCTGGAGTTTGTGACAAAGCCAGACTCTTATCCCCAAATTCACTTTTAGGAAACACATAGTCAACCTTCTTATCAATGTAGGGGACAGAAGGTTTCTAATATACTTTTGACATTGAACCAAAGGCAGCAAAAGGATTGTCGTTTAAAAACCTCACATTATGTTGTTCGACAAACAATCATTTGTATAAGTCCAAGTGTATTCCAACCTATCTTAAGATATTCTTTTCTTGTCGAGATCAAGATTGCAGCAAATAAGCGAACTTGGCAAATTCGTTTTatctttatatacaaaattccTCTATTTTTATATTACGAATCTCTTTGAAATCTCTACCTTATCTCATTCTAGTTGTGGTCAAAGAGGAATTGGACATTCTATTGCAACATCCCGATTTGATTGATCGCCAAATACCCATACTTTTCTATGGTAACAAAAACGACTGTGAGAACTCTTTGTCATCCGTCAATATTGCTGCAGGTCAGTACATTATAAATAGCCcactatatcaaattttaatccaatttcaataattaTGTATAGCTCTAGAACTTACCAAGTGTGATAAAGCCTGGCACATTTGCTCGAGTAGTGCTAAAACTGGCGATGGACTTGAGGAGGGTATTCAATGGCTAATACAACAAGTTCGTAACTCTACACACAGCAAGAAGGATAAgcataagaaaaaataaaaccaataaacttcaaaataagaAATCCCGGGAAATGTCGGTTACACCAATCTTtttatttgcctataaaaaaAGAACAAGAGGTTGACATCATTGATTTTCTGGGAGCCAATTATTGCCACAACGTAACGTAGAGCTGGAATGGCAAAATGTCATAACTTTTATAAGGGGCGTTAAGACGATTCGAAGTATTTTAGTAAAAACAACATTAATGTGAATTTacgaaaacaaatcaaatgtaaaaggaaaaaaatgtagCATTATAAATAATTTACGTGTAATAATGGCATGGCTAAATAACAAAATCTATGATATATTTagcagaaaagaaaaaaaaatctatagcaGTGAGTGTTGCCGCTTTCAAGTTtcaagaggcctcctttttataaatgAAGGTGTAAACAAATGTTAATGCCAGTTGTTGTTATAACCACATTAACACGTAGAGGGAGCTATCCTCATCAAGCTTGGTTTTTTAAAGACGCTATAAACTCGAGCTATAGCTCAAAGTGCCAGACTGTGTGGGGCTCATAAACACACACGATTTAAGGCtagtactatattcgtttttggcgacatttttcgccgattactttttctagataatagattttaaggaaaaaaactTGATTTAATTCACAAGGACATTTTTATTTCATCATTGTTATTTTCataatgtttcaaaaaagtaatcgccgaTAAAATGCTTTTCAACGGTCAAAAACTAATGTAGTGCCAGTCATTAGTgaatattttacaattttttcaattttgacaATTATTTCCCCATagcattttcgtcgtcctaccgaccatttcgctgtacATAATGTTAGACGCGCGTTCGTAACCCTTTCTTTATAAATAATCCAAATAATGCCAAAAGTTaagtttttacttctttttttataaaatttcattttaaatgttTGTACCGTTTTGCATTTGGCAAATACGTTCTGCGCCAAAATCTAAATACCTCACCTTATATTGCAGCTCTAATACAACCCTATTTGTTGTGGATTTTTGACATCCATACACAACGAATGTCAATGTAAAACACattgacaaaaaaatttccttCACACACGATAAATAGAAGCAAATATctcataattttgaaatttttttcaaaattcattcaattaaaatatgCAGAAAGTGATAAAAATCTAACTATAAGTTAGCAGTTAAGTGAAAAGTGAACAATTGCCATACAATCGCAAGGAAACGcagcaaatttcggcgaaaagaTTTGCTCGTACATTTTTGGTGGGGTTACAGCTTTGACCAGAAACCAGCAAGAGCCCACAAATCACGTAGTATAAAATTCTTcagtgtttatttattttggatGAACTTTATTTAACGAATAATTGGTGAAATTTGTTAGTGGGCTTGGTAAAAAGcataaaaataaagattttcatATGTGCGAATGGATATGAACAGTAATATGGGTAAGTCAATAGTTGAGGTATGAATGAAATCTTACATTTGAATTGATGATTGAATTGAGCTGGTAGTTTAGTTTTTGTTGCTGTAGCCTGTACCAATAGCTCGCAAGCAGAGGGCCACTGGCCAAGTGCAAAGTGTTTGTGAAACACAAATACAGCAtggaaattgataaaaaaaaattgcaaattatgtTAATAGAAGTAGtggattatttattttttcgttaatttgttggccattggtttgCTGTCTAAAATGGTGACAAAACTTTTGCTGCTGTACAAAAGAGCGGCCAACAAAGGCAACCGTTTTTATCTTAACGGGATTCTGTGGAAATCAAATCATTACTTTGCCAAAGCCTTGAAATGTGTTAAGCAAGTAGCAGCAACGTTGTAGCATTACTGCaatgtatttaaattttaagaattttgctGAAAAGTTAAAATAATTTCTGTTTTATCATATTGTTGCCTCCAATTTTATTTCCTCATAATTCGTTAAGCGTTACCTTATGTGGGTATTTTGTTGATTCTCAGAGTTGCCTTATTGGAAAATTTCCCTTGTTGGCCTTTGCAAACTGTGTTTTTTGTAAACATATGGCTCGATTTGCCATCATATGGGGGGGATATTTTTGACATTTGCTTTACTTCGGCACATTTGGGGTTAGTTTTACGCAATTGCCTGTTTTTCAGCAATtggagaaaaaattaaagaattttcttgaaaatcgcCTGAAAATTAAGAAAAGGTAAATGGCATATATGAAATAAGTGATGTGTGTAAAGAGTTTACAAGCATTTGTGTTGTTTTGCAGTTTTTGAAGTGTTTTTCTCTTAAAGTCAACATTACCAGCATGTCTGCTTTATATGCCGCTCGTCACCTAACCGGTGTGACCTCTTCAGTTTTGGGAAGATGTTCTACTGTGAGACGTTGCCTGAGCACTGCTCGCCTAGTGCGTGCTGCCCGTGGCTCTCCCTCGGCAGTAATGCAATTGAATAAGCATTTGAATGCTCTTGCCCCATTCTCTGCGGGCTTCCAACAATTTGTTAGGGAATATGCTGCCGAAAAGAAGGTATTTGAACGTACTAAGCCTCATTGTAATGTGGGTACCATTGGCCATGTGGATCATGGTAAAACTACCTTGACTGCTGCCATTACTAAGGTCTTGGCCGACAAGCAACTGGCAGAGAGCAAGAAGTACAATGAAATCGACAATGCCCCTGAGGAGAAGGCTCGTGGTATTACCATCAATGTGGCCCATGTGGAATATCAAACTGAGAATCGCCATTATGGCCACACCGATTGTCCCGGCCATGCCGATTACATTAAGAACATGATTACTGGAACGGCCCAAATGGATGGCGCTATTTTGGTGGTGGCTGCCACCGATGGTGCTATGCCCCAGACCAGAGAGCATTTGTTGTTGGCCAAACAAATTGGCATCAATCACATTGTGGTCTTCATCAACAAAGTGGATGCTGCCGATCAGGAAATGgtggatttggttgaaatggaAATGCGTGAATTGTTAACTGAAATGGGCTATGATGGTGACAACATTCCCGTCATCAAAGGCTCTGCCCTATGTGCTTTGGAAGGCAAGAGCCCCGAGATTGGCTCAGAAGCTATTTTGAaacttttgcatgaagttgATAATTTCATTCCCACACCGGCCCGTGAGTTGGACAAACCATTCCTTTTGCCAGTAGAAAATGTATATTCCATTCCTGGCCGTGGTACTGTGGTAACTGGCCGTTTGGAGCGGGGTGTGGTCAAGAAGGGCAATGAATGCGAATTTGTGGGCTACAACAAGGTGATCAAGTCCACCGTTACTGGAGTGGAAATGTTCCATCAAATTCTGGATGAAGCCCAGGCTGGTGATCAGTTGGGCGCTTTGGTGAGAGGTGTTAAGCGCGATGACATTAAGCGCGGCATGGTTATGTGCAAACCGGGCAGTGTTAAGGCTCTCGATCAATTGGAGGCCCAAGTATACATTCTGGCCAAGGAAGAGGGCGGCCGTTCCAAACCTTTCATGTCTTTCATTCAGTTGCAAATGTTCTCCCGCACCTGGGATTGTGCTGTGCAAGTACAAATACCCGACAAAGAGATGGTTATGCCCGGCGAAGATACCAAATTGATTTTGCGTCTAATACGTCCCATGGTCTTGGAGCAGGGTCAGCGCTTTACGTTGCGCGATGGCAACTTAACTTTGGGCACCGGTGTAGTGACCAAGGTCTTGCCTCCTCTGAACGAAAACGAACGTGCCTCCTTGACGGAGGGCAAGAAGGCTCGCGAAAAGAAGTTGGCCGCTAAGAAATAAGCTTAGTTTGTATTTTGCAATTACCTACGTATAagttctattttttattttaacgcTTAAAATCATATGCTCTTGCGATTGTTTCATTCATTATTTGTAATTGGCTGAGAGAAAGCTTTATGTACttgtttttcaacatttttaagtttttcagtTTGCACCAAATCTGTTTTctccggtttttttttttttttgataatgccAGACCCTTATTATTTTTGGGACTTTAAATAGAATATTTGAATGATATGAATGGAAATTTGTTAATCTTTATATCAGTTTTATTCATGTATTTGTCTTGGAATGAGATTGTATTAGCAAAAGTATATGGAGAAATAAAACTGTTAAAAACCATTTCGAGAGagaactttttattaaaaacttgcaGTTTCCTGAAGACTTTCCCAACAAAAAAACATTGGAAACTTTACTCATATCAGGCAATGACGCTCAATTGAAGTGTTAGAATAACAATGGGTGCCTTTTTTCAGAGtcgccgcagagcgacacctattGTAGAGAATTTGAAACGCTTGACGTACAAAAAATTTGTCGTAGGTTGTCAACAGTagtattttctcttgactttacCTTCTCTTTGGGAGGATTTTGAAAACTCGAATACAAGCTCAGATGTCAGTAAGCAATGGTCGACGGTCAAATCGCTCACCAACTCGACTTAAGGATTCTGcagtttttgtaaaaaacttgCAGCTTTTGAAGACTTTCCCAACAAAAAACAGAGGAAAATTTCCTCATATCAGGCAATGGCGCcctcttgaagtgtaagaataacaatgggtttttttttcagagtcgccgcagagcgacacctcttgtaGAGATGTTAAAAagcttgaaataaaaaaataattatgacGTCGGTTATCAAGAGTAGGATTTGTTTTTGACTTTACTTTCCCTTTGGGAGGATTTTGGAAACTGCAAATCAGGCTCAGTAGTCTGTAATCAATGGTCAATGGCAAATTCCTCACCAACCCGACTTAGGGATTCTACAGTAGACCACAACAAAGAGAGGGCTAAGTGCATGAATAGAATCCAGGCACGGAAAAAGTCATTCATTTACAATCCTGTGCCAATTGTGGGTAAATGACACAGTTCTCGATAGTCCAAGCAGAAATCCGCCTTTCCTCAGCCCCATAATAAGTGAAGTCTTGTGACGTGAAAAAGCAACGCCACGGGGCCTTGGTCACCCATGTATCCACAGCACCACACCGCGCCGCATTATGCGATCAACGTAGAGTTTCTGTGCGACCAAGAAGCTGGCACAGTGCTTATCAGCTATCCATTCCTGATATGATTCGTTTTCCACCTCATTCTCCTCCACTCCTTGATGGCTCGGGATTCAGCAATGATTGATAGCCTTTTCTATGATTCAAAGACGTATCTCCTTAACAGACTCTGTCCGAAATGCTCCGAAACCGAAGTCTTCAGCGCTGGTAGACAGTCCATGACAGCCTTTCAGTTAACTGCTTTTGCGTCATCATCGTCTCAGGATCGCAAAGCTCCCGCCTGAAAGACACAAAACCCGTCCAAAAGTTCCTAATTTCAAGGAACTCAATGTAGATTCCTATCCCGTAGTCCCATCTAATTTAGATCTATTCGGCACGAAATGACTGAGCACCAAACgggttggaactttgagctctgatTTGTGTAATGCTCatcgttgtttttgttgttgttgttgttgcagtttgttgtgttctatctttcgtctgcttgattctgttgatatCAAAATccaagaactctgcgactaagatggtgtGCGTCCAGCGGGCTCTGGATCTGAATCGAGTGGCTCTGGATGGACAGTTAAATAGGTGacatgtggtccctggtcacaatcgggatatacatcttgcacgtcgacatcaatccttgctctgtaggtgtTAAGGCGCCTGCATCTGCCttaacgtaattgagccagaactactctggtttgccgggggaggtccatttcttcaggtgcaatgagagGCGGTCGTTTTCCAAGGACTATATTCACCCGTACGTGCTagcgtgtctgcatgaatattgtcTGGACCCGCtcgatatgccgcttgatctagaggttctctcttatagcgctgaacctcacgctctagatcatgtatatCTACCTTAagtcttctgggcggtggatacacACTGGCGGTGCATAACTTGCCACAGACCGACCATTTGATTTGTACGTTGTCAACGAGGTTTCTTTTTTAGGGAAGGAAAAGGAGGATAGGTAGCGGTTAAAcaatgccggagatatcaccccgtcttggagaactccctgttttattctacggtgcttcgacttcttgtCGCTAGATTCCACAAATAACTGGCGACCATATAGATAATTCGCGGCCctgcgtttcaggcctggtcGTGTTGGCGATATCCTTAAATAGGTCGATAGGTCCAGCGCCACGAAGACTGTcccatcacatggcctgggctgattgaagccacggcaaatatgtgcggtgattgcatgcaaagcagttgttgtgctatgcagtctttggAATCCATGCCGGCGAATGGAAATACTCCTACCAGGCTCGGTAGGAGTAGtcgagaagggagatcggtctgaacGACTCCCTcttactcgggtcctttccagactccagtagcgggatcactctgcccatcttccaggcATTGGGAACTTAAAGAGTGTTCATAGACAGGTTGATGACGtatgtaaggtactcaactccaggttgatccagattattcagcatcagtgtagagatttcgtCCAACATCTTGGATGAATTGGCGCCACGggtgacattcgtaacttcgcccactgtGAATTGTGAtgtctgtccatcggctcggagaccacggatgcgACGAATGACTTTCCTCCTAGCCgtcacaataaattgacggttgaacaacctgacgCATATTTTCGCATCAGTCACATtaacgtcgccaaaagtgtTCGAGAGCAGTAggccacagcttgcctaaaccggcacctaagttacattgctccaagtgttccagccacaaattccgctgaCTACCCCGTTTACTTTCAGATTCTGCCCGctaattctggggttagtggggtccgtacaacaaatcacatcacgctcgtctgcgagtttCTActacctgcgccgggaaattgggccgcacttgggatattcgaccagctggtataaagcaagcggctgctgccttaatgatgtctcggaaatTCCTTTCGTCAACTAGCACattcagttcactgaagcggcgattggtgtactctctgaagcaggcccaatcggccttcttctgattgataaacgtctgaCGCTCAGAGTTTATGAAgccgggtggtcggtcgattgtgagaattatggggagttgtttcgatcccaaagaaattacgGCTTGCCAGAATAcgtgcaatggaaatgtctggcgagctgctacacctcttcgtaatcctagtgggggcatcctcattcggCGTGTAAAACGTAGAGCCTTTAAATATGCTCTGCCAGAGCTACGCCCCGCTAGTTGTCaactaggggagaatgccatgaaatgtgat
The genomic region above belongs to Stomoxys calcitrans chromosome 5, idStoCalc2.1, whole genome shotgun sequence and contains:
- the LOC106082403 gene encoding ADP-ribosylation factor-like protein 6, which codes for MGMFDNFLSLIKVNKEKMTVLVVGLNNSGKSSIIQQFKRRNEPNSHISIPTVGFTHEEFYNQGVQFTAIDMSGAWKYRNLWQHQFKNCQGIIYVIDANDKMRMVVVKEELDILLQHPDLIDRQIPILFYGNKNDCENSLSSVNIAAALELTKCDKAWHICSSSAKTGDGLEEGIQWLIQQVRNSTHSKKDKHKKK
- the LOC106082415 gene encoding elongation factor Tu, with product MSALYAARHLTGVTSSVLGRCSTVRRCLSTARLVRAARGSPSAVMQLNKHLNALAPFSAGFQQFVREYAAEKKVFERTKPHCNVGTIGHVDHGKTTLTAAITKVLADKQLAESKKYNEIDNAPEEKARGITINVAHVEYQTENRHYGHTDCPGHADYIKNMITGTAQMDGAILVVAATDGAMPQTREHLLLAKQIGINHIVVFINKVDAADQEMVDLVEMEMRELLTEMGYDGDNIPVIKGSALCALEGKSPEIGSEAILKLLHEVDNFIPTPARELDKPFLLPVENVYSIPGRGTVVTGRLERGVVKKGNECEFVGYNKVIKSTVTGVEMFHQILDEAQAGDQLGALVRGVKRDDIKRGMVMCKPGSVKALDQLEAQVYILAKEEGGRSKPFMSFIQLQMFSRTWDCAVQVQIPDKEMVMPGEDTKLILRLIRPMVLEQGQRFTLRDGNLTLGTGVVTKVLPPLNENERASLTEGKKAREKKLAAKK